Genomic segment of Colletotrichum destructivum chromosome 5, complete sequence:
GGGCCACAGTCATGGAGAGGAAGTGCTTCGTCCCGTCCGAGATGCCGCTCGCGCCGTTCATAATGAAGCGAAGACGGCCACCCGTCATATCACGCACCTTCTTGAAGACGATGTTGTCAAAAAGAGTAGCGCCTGGGAGGCCATACTTGACCATGAAGGTCTTGTAGTTGAAGGCGCTCCAGAAAAGGGCCTTGATGAGAGGACCAGAACTGTTGACCTTGGCCATGATACCCTTCTTCACCGTCTCCCAGACCTGGGGCACGCCTACCAGAGCCGTCGGCCGAAATTCGCGCATATCACCAGCGCAGTTCTTGACCGAAGTGTCGGAGAGGGTTCTAGGGTTGCCATAGCCCAGGGTGCCACCGGCAAAGAGAACAAGATTCTCGAGAACGAGCTCAAAGATGTGGGCCAGAGGTAAATATGCCAGGACGTACTCCCTGTGGCTAACACATTCTTCGACGCAGGTGTAGAGGCCAGTGACTGTGCACGGTTAGTTAGCCTCTGGCAGCTTCTAGAGGCAAAGCAAGCAAGGGAGACGTACTCGCCGCCACGGTACCTCCGTGTGTCATGGGCACGCCCTTGGGCGGGCCAGTGGAACCGGAGGTATACATGATGCAAAACAGTTCATCAGGCTTGGgctcgacggtgtcgacggGGTTCTCCTCGCCCAATGCGCGCACCTCTTCGATGCTGATGAGCTTGATGTCGGGGTTCGCCTTCCTGAAggcgtcgacctcggtgcCATCCGAAAAGAGggagttgttgttgtagaTGACAAACTTGACCTTATCGGCCTTCTTCAAAGCTCCGGCTGCCGTCTTGAGGAGCTGAGGGTCAATATACATGGCCTCAGCGTCCGATTGGAGGAGCGAGTGCTCGACACCGCTGGCGCCAAGGGTGTCGTAGGCGGTGACAATGGAGATGGACTGCGAGCCGCAGGCGTGGGACATGGCCATCCAGTTCGCACTAGGTTCCAGAAAGACGGGTTAGCTTATTGGCAGGCCTGAAATGTCGGTTGCGGAGCGCTTGGTACGCCAGGAGTATAGGAGAGGGGGAGTGGTCTTGGACGTACGTCGTGGTCGCAAACAGGTGGACTCTGCTGCCTTTGCTCAGACCCAACTTGCGGAGGCCCGAGCCAATTTGGTTAATGTAGGTGAGAAGATCGGCGTAGGTCAGGTATGAGTACCTGGACAGCTCGAAGAACTGCcactccttctcgacctctATGACCTGCCCATCGACGTTCTTGGgcaccttcttcttctccttgtgAAGATGCACGAGCTTACGGGTACCGACAGCGGGTTCGTTGGCGTAGACTTGCGCACTCCGCTTGACAATGTCGTAGACTGTACGAATGTCGGGATGAGGTTGCGTTCGTAATCCATCCTTGGCCTTCCAgtggcggcgggggagagtctcgccgtcgacgcgtTCGTAGCCGGGCGACTCGACGGTGAAAGGAGGTTTGTGCACCTGGTGCAGGGGCATGATACCCTTGGTCCAGTCCatttcggcggcggcgctggggTTCGTGGGAGACGTTGCGAAGAGCAGGGCGGTAAGGACAGCAACGaaaaggacgaggacggcggtgATGATTGACGGAATGGTGAGAGAGTTCACGGCCGGGGAGGCTCGAGGTTCGGGACGAGCAACGGACACGGGATAGTCGGATGggccgagggaggggggataaCCGGAACAAAGCTATGGATGATTTCCAGGTGACCTAGCGAGCTAGGGCGGGAGGGCTTGTAAATCGGGTAAGGTAAGAGGAATAGCGAGTTGTCGAGAGGTCGGTCGGATCGAGAGTTGACGGTCGCAGCTTTTACGACGTGA
This window contains:
- a CDS encoding Putative AMP-dependent synthetase/ligase domain, AMP-binding, ANL domain-containing protein, with the translated sequence MDWTKGIMPLHQVHKPPFTVESPGYERVDGETLPRRHWKAKDGLRTQPHPDIRTVYDIVKRSAQVYANEPAVGTRKLVHLHKEKKKVPKNVDGQVIEVEKEWQFFELSRYSYLTYADLLTYINQIGSGLRKLGLSKGSRVHLFATTTANWMAMSHACGSQSISIVTAYDTLGASGVEHSLLQSDAEAMYIDPQLLKTAAGALKKADKVKFVIYNNNSLFSDGTEVDAFRKANPDIKLISIEEVRALGEENPVDTVEPKPDELFCIMYTSGSTGPPKGVPMTHGGTVAAITGLYTCVEECVSHREYVLAYLPLAHIFELVLENLVLFAGGTLGYGNPRTLSDTSVKNCAGDMREFRPTALVGVPQVWETVKKGIMAKVNSSGPLIKALFWSAFNYKTFMVKYGLPGATLFDNIVFKKVRDMTGGRLRFIMNGASGISDGTKHFLSMTVAPMLTGYGLTETAANGALGDPLEYTSTGIGSIPAAVDLKLVSIPDLNYYADSNPPQGEIWIKGLPVLKEYYMNPEETAKAITKDGWFKTGDIGEFDSVGHVRVIDRVKNLVKMQGGEYIALEKLETVYRGSPFVANLMVYGDGEHSRAIAVIAPNEKALAEEAQKLGVDEHSMHTHKKVVDAVHKDLVALGRKAGLTGLEIIGGVVLTEEEWTPDSGLVTATQKVNRRVIREKYKSQMEKAFTD